A genome region from Triticum aestivum cultivar Chinese Spring chromosome 2B, IWGSC CS RefSeq v2.1, whole genome shotgun sequence includes the following:
- the LOC123041963 gene encoding putative lipid-transfer protein DIR1 has product MAKSNALAATLLLVMVVSLATLEGVHGVCGMSNDEFKLCQPAAAVNNPTESPSAECCAALGKANLSCICRYKGIAGIWLKMYHIDAKRAMALPGKCGLTMPNNCS; this is encoded by the coding sequence ATGGCTAAGTCAAATGCATTGGCTGCAACACTGTTGCTTGTCATGGTGGTGTCCCTCGCCACACTAGAGGGTGTTCATGGCGTCTGCGGCATGTCGAATGATGAATTCAAGCTTTGCCAGCCCGCGGCGGCAGTGAATAACCCGACAGAGAGTCCGTCGGCTGAGTGTTGTGCTGCGCTTGGGAAGGCCAATCTATCATGCATTTGCCGCTACAAAGGCATCGCCGGCATATGGCTGAAAATGTACCACATCGACGCAAAGCGCGCCATGGCTCTGCCCGGCAAGTGCGGTCTCACCATGCCCAACAACTGCTCGTGA